The following proteins are co-located in the Chlorocebus sabaeus isolate Y175 chromosome 21, mChlSab1.0.hap1, whole genome shotgun sequence genome:
- the TEX47 gene encoding testis-expressed protein 47: protein MSFSVRNQKGSKRPLPLGPHLLLQVPRSNYLHFQEEKQRLHLKKFLLHRMFLVAKIQAKVERKDVADYYEQVFQSVLKHHLGETVTGLLLIYPTSILHILESSSDTLYQVLLDYTGHDKDETEFFIQQMKIIVISHNIPMRLFMQWHVSVIKVPVMYLDDVTQSQSLKEVITDFLTQTHKLSVYLCKTMKVGTKGPGDNLHQVAPDLLLPEQIIKYLCKSEELMDPATFINMYNRPIHIILDSEVVWPAPSHF, encoded by the coding sequence ATGTCCTTTTCGGTCCGTAACCAGAAGGGCAGCAAAAGGCCTTTGCCACTGGGGCCTCATCTTTTGCTCCAAGTCCCACGTAGCAATTACCTGCACTTTCAAGAGGAGAAACAACGACTACACCTAAAGAAATTCCTTCTTCATAGGATGTTTCTAGTGGCCAAGATACAAGcaaaggtagaaagaaaagatGTTGCTGACTACTATGAACAAGTGTTTCAGTCAGTTTtgaaacatcacctgggagaaaCAGTGACAGGATTGCTGCTCATCTATCCTACTTCCATTCTGCATATCCTCGAGTCCTCCAGCGACACTCTCTACCAAGTGCTTTTAGATTATACTGGCCATGACAAAGATGAAACAGaattttttattcaacaaatgaaaattatagtcATTTCTCATAACATTCCAATGAGGCTTTTTATGCAATGGCATGTTTCAGTGATAAAAGTGCCAGTTATGTATCTCGATGATGTGACACAATCACAGTCCCTAAAAGAGGTCATCACAGATTTTCTCACACAAACTCATAAACTGTCAGTCTATCTTTGCAAGACTATGAAAGTAGGCACTAAAGGACCAGGTGATAACTTACACCAAGTTGCACCTGACCTACTCCTCCCAGAACAAATCATAAAGTACTTGTGCAAATCCGAAGAATTAATGGACCCAGCAACATTTATAAACATGTATAATAGACCCATACACATCATTCTGGATTCTGAGGTGGTATGGCCTGCTCCTTCACATTTCTAG